A window of the Vicinamibacterales bacterium genome harbors these coding sequences:
- a CDS encoding M15 family metallopeptidase yields the protein MNKSLDALLIGPAAAARSALAELAAACVDCAVTSTRRTADEQYALWCQGRKPIGVVNAARAIAMLAPIGAAENGYTVTNADGRKQSEGGTGRSAHQVGTALDVVPAENGRPVWPEGSDPRWTKIAAAFKRHGFEWGGDWTMAHDGIAPDYPHYQFSESV from the coding sequence GTGAATAAAAGTCTTGATGCGCTACTCATTGGCCCGGCCGCAGCTGCCCGCTCCGCGCTTGCCGAACTGGCCGCCGCATGCGTCGATTGCGCTGTCACCTCGACGCGCCGAACCGCTGACGAACAATACGCGCTTTGGTGCCAAGGCCGCAAGCCGATAGGCGTCGTCAATGCCGCGCGAGCTATCGCGATGCTGGCACCCATTGGCGCGGCAGAAAATGGCTATACTGTCACCAATGCCGATGGTCGGAAGCAGTCCGAGGGTGGCACGGGTCGAAGCGCGCACCAGGTAGGGACCGCCCTAGACGTGGTGCCTGCCGAGAACGGCCGCCCTGTGTGGCCAGAAGGATCGGACCCGCGCTGGACAAAGATCGCAGCGGCGTTCAAGCGGCATGGTTTCGAGTGGGGCGGGGATTGGACGATGGCGCACGACGGAATCGCCCCAGATTATCCACATTATCAGTTTTCAGAGAGTGTCTAA
- a CDS encoding 3TM-type holin, with protein sequence MPAVNIDTKGLGEAVAGVGKAALDIRAAITGQAVLDPTKQADLEMKLAEVDAQVMAAQAAVDAAEVARGGFAGNWRPALGWTCAAAFAYQYVIAPLGTWGLSLLGVAVAAPRLDLSELTPLVLGMLGLVGARSYEKAKGVAR encoded by the coding sequence ATGCCAGCCGTAAACATAGATACCAAGGGCCTCGGCGAGGCCGTCGCGGGCGTGGGCAAAGCTGCTCTGGACATTCGCGCCGCCATCACGGGGCAGGCCGTCCTTGATCCTACCAAGCAGGCCGATCTTGAAATGAAACTCGCCGAAGTAGACGCGCAGGTTATGGCGGCTCAGGCTGCCGTGGATGCAGCCGAAGTGGCGCGGGGTGGCTTCGCGGGAAACTGGCGGCCCGCTCTCGGCTGGACCTGCGCCGCCGCCTTCGCCTACCAGTACGTCATCGCCCCGCTCGGGACGTGGGGGCTGTCGCTCCTCGGCGTGGCAGTCGCGGCCCCGCGCCTCGATCTGTCGGAGCTAACGCCGCTCGTCCTCGGGATGCTCGGGCTTGTGGGAGCGCGGAGCTACGAAAAAGCCAAGGGCGTAGCACGTTGA